A genome region from Chengkuizengella sp. SCS-71B includes the following:
- the uvrC gene encoding excinuclease ABC subunit UvrC: MSELENRQKILEKIKHKLSLLPDQPGCYLMKNGNGDIIYIGKAKVLKNRVRSYFSGSHDAKTQKLVSLIEDFEYIVTSSNKEALILECNLIKEHHPRYNVILKDDKTYPYIKITNDTHPRLEVTRKVLKDKGKYFGPYPSAFAAQQTKKLLDRLYPLRKCKTIPDKVCLYYHLGQCVAPCEYKVDQKQYEEMVHEITKFLNGGHEQIKVELIKQMHDAAEQLQFEKAKEYRDQIKHIEVLMEQQKITMKDNIDRDVFGFAVDKGWMCVQILYVRQGKMIERHASRFPYYGEAYEDFISFITQYYSDNPALPKEIVLPNRTETEMNAEEEDSIKEDLQSWLKVKVHLPKRGLKKQAVLMANDNAKIALEEKFKLIERDEERTTKAVENLGKWLGTEPIHRIEAFDNSNIQGANPVSAMVVFVDGKPERKEYRKYKIKTVKGPDDYGSMREVVRRRYERVLKENIPLPDLIIVDGGKGQISAAIEILEDELGLFIPVCGLVKDEKHKTAQLMVGNPPEIIPIPRDQQEFYLLQRIQEEVHRFAITFHRQSRSKSMVASQLDSIPGVGEKRRKKLLKHFGSLKKIREASLEDFKPLGIGDKLAGEIMTSLREDQNSSS, from the coding sequence ATGAGTGAGTTAGAAAACAGACAAAAAATTTTAGAAAAAATAAAACATAAACTTTCACTGCTTCCTGACCAACCTGGATGTTATTTAATGAAAAATGGTAATGGAGATATTATTTATATAGGGAAAGCAAAGGTTTTAAAAAATAGAGTCAGATCATATTTTTCAGGAAGTCATGATGCAAAGACCCAAAAACTAGTGAGTCTAATTGAAGACTTTGAATATATTGTTACTTCAAGTAATAAAGAAGCACTTATTTTGGAATGTAATTTAATTAAAGAACATCATCCACGCTACAATGTTATTTTAAAGGATGACAAAACGTATCCGTATATTAAAATTACGAACGATACGCATCCAAGATTAGAGGTCACAAGAAAAGTCTTAAAAGATAAAGGTAAATATTTTGGTCCTTACCCTAGTGCATTTGCTGCACAGCAAACAAAAAAGTTGTTGGATCGTTTATATCCTTTACGAAAATGTAAAACGATACCTGACAAAGTTTGTTTATACTATCATTTAGGGCAATGTGTAGCACCATGTGAATATAAAGTAGATCAGAAACAATATGAAGAAATGGTTCATGAAATAACCAAGTTTTTAAATGGTGGACACGAACAAATCAAGGTTGAATTAATAAAACAAATGCACGATGCAGCAGAACAACTTCAATTTGAAAAAGCCAAGGAATATAGAGATCAGATTAAGCACATTGAAGTATTAATGGAACAACAAAAAATTACAATGAAAGATAATATAGATCGAGATGTATTCGGATTTGCAGTTGACAAAGGTTGGATGTGTGTACAAATTTTATATGTAAGGCAAGGAAAAATGATTGAGCGCCATGCTTCCAGGTTCCCATATTATGGCGAGGCTTATGAGGACTTCATTTCTTTTATAACTCAATACTATAGCGATAACCCTGCTTTACCCAAGGAGATCGTTTTGCCTAATCGCACTGAAACAGAAATGAATGCTGAGGAAGAAGATAGTATCAAAGAAGATTTACAATCATGGTTAAAAGTAAAAGTGCATTTACCTAAACGTGGGTTGAAAAAGCAGGCAGTCCTAATGGCAAATGATAATGCAAAAATTGCATTAGAAGAAAAATTTAAATTGATTGAGAGAGATGAAGAAAGAACAACTAAAGCTGTGGAAAATTTAGGGAAATGGCTAGGTACCGAACCAATTCATCGTATTGAAGCTTTTGATAATTCTAATATTCAGGGTGCGAATCCTGTATCCGCAATGGTTGTTTTTGTAGATGGTAAACCTGAGCGTAAAGAATATCGTAAATATAAAATTAAAACAGTAAAAGGACCAGATGATTACGGGTCTATGCGAGAAGTTGTTAGAAGAAGATACGAAAGGGTTTTAAAAGAAAACATACCATTACCCGATTTAATCATAGTTGACGGAGGAAAAGGACAAATATCAGCAGCGATTGAAATTTTAGAGGATGAGTTAGGATTATTTATTCCTGTTTGTGGTTTGGTGAAAGATGAAAAACATAAAACGGCTCAGCTTATGGTTGGAAATCCACCAGAAATCATTCCTATTCCACGCGATCAGCAAGAATTTTATTTACTGCAAAGAATTCAAGAAGAAGTGCACCGATTTGCAATTACATTCCATAGACAATCTAGAAGTAAATCGATGGTTGCATCACAGCTTGATTCCATTCCTGGCGTCGGGGAAAAAAGAAGGAAGAAATTATTAAAACACTTCGGATCATTAAAAAAAATCCGAGAGGCATCTTTAGAAGATTTCAAACCCCTCGGAATTGGAGATAAACTAGCTGGTGAGATTATGACATCTCTTCGGGAGGATCAGAATAGTTCCTCTTAA
- a CDS encoding matrixin family metalloprotease has translation MPTTHFKYRYYDKKKKGIIKYAFHRNVTDDQKKIWNGAINAWEDSLNLLEFNGLKFEKVKITKANLILNVENSKIEGTFFTETQVEYDDYKIKESYASFFFDEDTEEERLILVAMQAIGHAMGLDSSNTRSVMYPVAYSAGNEFELSKPTYEDLKAVVELYSAKPGESGGIGGRNGIQYSHLKYKDDTQNYYTPDIFDAADVAFTGKVIEKPHIRKDDDNHWMGYRIRVDQKFKGKLADPHEVEIHQSGSDEGGDISTDNNLRYLQTGDTIIFMGNYRDNGTLSAVNEGDGLFVQHQVSDRYSSSLKNSPLSKIHFTFEQLVPKLYL, from the coding sequence ATGCCTACGACACATTTTAAATATAGATATTATGATAAGAAGAAGAAAGGTATAATCAAATATGCTTTTCATAGAAATGTGACTGATGACCAAAAAAAAATTTGGAATGGTGCTATTAATGCATGGGAAGATTCGCTAAATTTATTGGAATTTAATGGTTTAAAATTTGAAAAAGTTAAAATTACAAAGGCAAATTTGATTCTAAATGTAGAAAATTCCAAAATAGAGGGTACTTTTTTTACTGAAACTCAAGTCGAATATGATGATTATAAAATTAAAGAAAGTTATGCTTCTTTTTTCTTTGATGAAGATACAGAAGAAGAGCGACTAATTCTAGTTGCAATGCAAGCCATAGGACATGCAATGGGTTTAGATTCCAGTAATACTAGATCAGTTATGTATCCAGTAGCATATTCAGCAGGAAATGAATTTGAATTATCTAAACCAACATATGAAGATCTTAAAGCTGTTGTGGAATTATATTCAGCTAAACCAGGGGAATCAGGGGGTATTGGTGGTCGTAATGGGATTCAATATTCACATCTAAAGTACAAAGACGATACTCAAAATTATTACACTCCTGATATCTTTGACGCTGCTGATGTCGCATTCACAGGGAAAGTAATAGAGAAGCCGCACATTCGCAAAGATGATGATAATCATTGGATGGGTTATAGAATAAGAGTAGATCAAAAATTCAAAGGGAAATTAGCTGATCCGCATGAGGTAGAGATTCATCAATCTGGCAGTGACGAAGGCGGAGATATTTCTACCGATAATAACCTGAGATATTTACAAACAGGAGATACTATCATATTTATGGGTAATTATAGAGACAACGGTACATTATCTGCTGTGAATGAAGGGGATGGTTTGTTTGTGCAACATCAGGTTTCAGATCGATACAGCAGCTCTCTAAAGAACAGCCCGCTTTCAAAAATCCATTTCACGTTCGAGCAGCTTGTTCCGAAGTTATATCTATAG